From the genome of Biomphalaria glabrata chromosome 1, xgBioGlab47.1, whole genome shotgun sequence, one region includes:
- the LOC106079507 gene encoding inactive pancreatic lipase-related protein 1-like: MKEELLLFADYNVILVNWSKGSKAVYHQAVANIRVVGAQIAHLVNTMISFRMNASDFHIIGHSLGSHTAGYAGERVAGLGRISGLDPAGPLFENTDTRVCLDSSDAMFVDVIHTNGKPLILLGFGTLQPLGHFDFYPNLGRAMPGCIQDEILHLIEEDIPAGLTESVTCSHSRATAYYIESINSKCPYTAYPCDNEEDFKSGKCKTCATHRCVRMGFHAKPRDGRNQKYYLITSDEKQYCQFQYETVIILSGSPTFTGRGHILVNVTGTLGYSPSTKVSPKSRTFRNNQTITFTLSSPSDIGEILSVSLHFDVGRLDSVLGKLLQRSSPRIYINRVVIYRTESNQNVTFCAGDQPIEDHQSVTLDRQYGVADEVCY, from the exons ATGAAAGAAGAATTATTGCTATTTGCGGATTATAACGTCATCTTGGTGAATTGGTCAAAGGGCAGCAAGGCCGTCTACCATCAAGCAGTGGCCAACATTCGGGTCGTAGGAGCACAGATTGCCCACCTCGTCAACACAATGATA TCGTTCAGAATGAATGCTtctgactttcacattattgGCCACAGTCTTGGGAGTCATACTGCTGGTTACGCTGGAGAAAGAGTTGCTGGACTTGGTCGAATTTCAG gcCTTGACCCTGCTGGTCCTCTGTTTGAGAACACTGACACAAGAGTTTGCCTGGATTCATCGGACGCCATGTTTGTTGACGTCATACATACCAATGGGAAACCATTGATATTACTAG GATTTGGAACTTTGCAGCCTCTGGGTCACTTTGACTTTTATCCTAATTTGGGTCGTGCTATGCCAGGCTGCATACAAGATGAGATATTACATCTAATAGAAGAAGATATTCCTGCAG gtTTAACAGAAAGTGTGACATGTAGCCACTCTAGAGCTACCGCTTATTATATTGAAAGTATCAACTCAAAATGCCCGTACACTGCCTACCCATGTGATAATGAGGAGGACTTCAAG tctGGAAAATGTAAGACTTGTGCTACACACAGATGTGTCAGAATGGGTTTTCACGCCAAGCCGAGAGACGGGAGAAATCAGAAATATTATTTGATCACGTCAGATGAGAAGCAATACTGCC AATTTCAGTATGAAACTGTGATTATATTGAGTGGCAGTCCAACATTTACAGGACGAGGACATATTCTGGTGAATGTGACCGGCACGTTAGGTTATTCTCCTTCAACCAAAGTCAGTCCAAA ATCTAGGACTTTCCGGAACAATCAAACTATAACTTTCACTTTATCAAGCCCTTCAGACATTGGTGAAATCCTATCTGTTAGTCTTCACTTTGACGTGGGCCGTCTTGATTCAGTGCTAGGAAAATTACTGCAGAGATCATCTCCGCGAATTTACATTAACAGAGTGGTCATCTACAGAACAGAGTCCAATCAAAA TGTAACATTTTGTGCAGGAGACCAGCCAATAGAGGACCATCAATCTGTCACTTTGGATCGGCAATATGGGGTTGCAGATGAAGTGTGTTACTAA